A window of Cohnella herbarum contains these coding sequences:
- a CDS encoding SRPBCC domain-containing protein, with the protein MVGSIFKQEVAKATGRSWEQWISILDRSVDPLGSHEQIRNHILEEHGVTEEWSEWISVLYEQLLGRIPVGATKDAGVQIGVRRTLAITKEQAWNFLLSPAGLSLWIGDVPPLKLQIGQEYESKEGVSGKITAVVPYHKLRMTWKRPEWDNPSRLQLYFLSTKSGKTTLAVHQEMLDEVYMRER; encoded by the coding sequence GTGGTAGGCTCCATTTTCAAACAAGAAGTAGCAAAGGCGACCGGGAGATCGTGGGAACAGTGGATCTCGATACTTGACCGGAGCGTAGATCCGCTAGGGTCTCATGAACAAATTAGAAATCATATACTCGAAGAGCATGGAGTTACGGAGGAATGGAGCGAATGGATATCGGTCCTATATGAACAGCTGTTGGGACGAATACCGGTGGGAGCTACCAAAGACGCGGGCGTGCAGATCGGCGTAAGGAGAACATTGGCCATTACGAAGGAGCAAGCCTGGAATTTCCTTCTGTCGCCTGCAGGATTGTCTTTATGGATCGGGGATGTGCCTCCATTAAAGTTGCAGATCGGACAAGAGTACGAATCGAAAGAAGGCGTTTCCGGTAAAATAACGGCGGTCGTACCTTATCACAAGCTGAGAATGACGTGGAAACGCCCGGAGTGGGACAACCCGTCCCGTCTTCAACTCTATTTTTTGTCCACGAAATCCGGAAAAACTACGCTCGCTGTCCATCAGGAAATGTTGGATGAAGTCTATATGAGAGAGAGATGA
- a CDS encoding helix-turn-helix transcriptional regulator: MSKADNMLAILRLLKSRRRMTAKQLSDELEIHIRTVYRLIDAQCISGVPIISEVGRDGGYYIPESIKLEPLFFQIDEQKALLHAATFAREAGYPSGSALSRAVAKIKRFTSPEQLERVERQETTLEVIQPPSDPSLLPVLNELELSMNMQTSLEIDYQTGYDGAMNRRKVDPYGLVHWKSKWYAVGYCHLRGEIRSFRVDRMNRLARTDHKFQRPLHFSSREFLLGSMLSESESGYRDADNDSLISVHIQGNPQAIDDLCGHWLLGHALVERMADRAHFKLDEHNLYTQIPYYLLSFGGKIRIEAPEELKQCMMDITSSLLDYYRS, from the coding sequence ATGTCTAAAGCCGACAACATGCTGGCTATTCTAAGGCTCCTGAAGTCGAGAAGAAGAATGACGGCCAAACAGTTGTCCGATGAATTGGAAATTCATATTCGAACGGTTTATCGGCTTATCGATGCGCAATGTATTTCCGGCGTTCCGATTATTTCGGAGGTAGGTCGCGATGGCGGTTATTATATTCCGGAATCGATTAAGCTCGAACCTCTGTTTTTTCAAATCGATGAACAAAAGGCGCTCCTGCACGCGGCAACATTCGCCCGAGAAGCGGGGTACCCGTCCGGTTCGGCGCTTAGTCGCGCGGTTGCGAAAATCAAGCGATTTACTTCACCGGAGCAATTAGAGCGCGTGGAGCGTCAAGAGACGACTCTTGAGGTCATACAACCCCCTTCCGATCCCTCTCTTCTTCCCGTGCTTAATGAGTTAGAACTAAGCATGAACATGCAAACCAGTCTTGAAATCGATTACCAAACTGGTTATGACGGCGCCATGAACAGACGTAAGGTCGATCCCTATGGACTCGTCCATTGGAAAAGCAAATGGTATGCGGTAGGCTACTGCCATCTTCGGGGAGAAATACGCAGCTTCCGGGTTGACCGAATGAATCGTTTGGCGCGCACCGATCACAAGTTTCAACGACCTTTGCATTTTTCCTCACGCGAGTTTTTATTAGGCAGTATGCTTTCCGAATCGGAATCGGGATATAGAGATGCGGACAATGATTCATTGATATCCGTACATATTCAAGGTAACCCTCAGGCTATTGACGATCTATGCGGGCATTGGCTATTGGGGCACGCGCTCGTGGAACGAATGGCCGATCGGGCTCATTTCAAGCTGGATGAACATAATCTATACACGCAAATTCCTTATTATCTGCTCTCCTTCGGAGGGAAAATACGAATAGAAGCGCCCGAAGAATTGAAACAATGCATGATGGACATCACGTCATCCTTGTTAGATTATTATCGATCCTAA
- a CDS encoding ABC transporter permease, translating into MNNAIIKPGAERSLKNHTNFGQSVRHSLTMAYRGLLKIRRTPEQLFDVTLQPIIFTLMFTYIFGGAISGDVLSYLPVIIPGILVQTVITTSIVTGVQLREDMDKGVFDRFKSLPIARIAPLAGALLADTIRYTIATVLTFTMGYIMGYRPEGGLGYVAIAAIVVIVSAWAISWIFAFFGVIARTASSVQGISMIVLFPLTFLSNAFVPVDTMPNWLQWFVNINPISHLVTAVRDLANSGTVGWDLGISLIGAGVIVAIFAPITVRAYMRRT; encoded by the coding sequence ATGAATAACGCGATCATTAAGCCGGGTGCTGAACGCAGTCTGAAAAACCATACGAACTTCGGCCAGTCGGTTCGCCATTCGTTGACGATGGCATATCGGGGGTTGTTGAAAATTCGGCGCACGCCCGAGCAATTGTTCGACGTAACGCTTCAGCCCATCATTTTCACCCTTATGTTTACCTATATTTTCGGCGGAGCGATCTCCGGCGACGTACTGAGCTATTTGCCGGTTATCATTCCGGGTATCCTCGTGCAGACCGTGATCACGACTTCCATCGTCACCGGCGTCCAATTGCGGGAGGATATGGATAAAGGCGTGTTTGACCGATTCAAGTCGCTGCCTATCGCACGTATAGCCCCATTGGCGGGAGCTCTGTTGGCAGACACGATCCGGTATACGATTGCGACGGTGCTTACCTTTACGATGGGATATATTATGGGTTATCGGCCCGAAGGCGGCCTAGGTTACGTTGCCATAGCCGCGATTGTCGTAATTGTCAGCGCTTGGGCCATCAGTTGGATCTTCGCCTTCTTCGGAGTCATCGCCCGTACGGCTTCGAGCGTTCAAGGGATCTCGATGATCGTGCTGTTTCCTCTCACGTTTCTTTCCAACGCATTCGTACCGGTTGATACGATGCCCAATTGGCTGCAATGGTTCGTTAACATCAATCCGATTTCGCATCTCGTCACCGCAGTGCGGGATCTTGCCAACTCGGGCACCGTAGGCTGGGACCTCGGCATCTCCCTCATCGGCGCCGGCGTCATCGTGGCGATCTTCGCGCCGATCACGGTACGTGCCTATATGCGCCGGACGTAG
- a CDS encoding ATP-binding cassette domain-containing protein, producing the protein MDRVNKKKMDPNNGDWAVEASGLVKMFGNNRAVDGVDLKVRTGSIYGVLGPNGAGKTTTIRMLATLLRPDAGSARIFGHDVVKESQIVRQLIGVTGQYASVDESLSATENLIIFSRLLGLGRAEARRKAADLLEEFGLTEAAKRPLKNFSGGMRRRLDLAASLIAQPPLIFLDEPTTGLDPRTRAQMWDTIRRLVKTGSTVLLTTQYLDEADQLADRIAVIDHGIVVAEGTVNELKASVGTSSLHLRVSNAEDIQDARRIIEQVLKVQASLSSEAGKLTAPMANADLVTDLLIALRSTGIRLDEVSVQKPTLDEVFLTITGHGVKEDASVESDVSNKAEVARV; encoded by the coding sequence ATGGATCGCGTAAATAAAAAGAAAATGGATCCGAACAATGGCGATTGGGCCGTAGAAGCAAGCGGACTCGTCAAAATGTTCGGCAACAATCGTGCGGTGGATGGCGTTGATTTGAAAGTACGCACCGGTTCGATCTATGGCGTACTTGGTCCCAATGGGGCAGGCAAGACGACGACGATCAGAATGCTGGCGACTTTACTTCGACCGGACGCGGGTTCGGCGAGAATCTTCGGGCACGACGTCGTGAAGGAGTCGCAGATCGTCCGCCAGTTAATCGGAGTGACCGGTCAGTACGCATCGGTCGACGAGTCACTCAGCGCAACGGAGAACTTGATCATCTTCTCCCGACTGCTTGGGCTGGGGCGAGCGGAGGCACGGCGCAAAGCAGCCGATCTGCTTGAGGAATTCGGATTGACGGAAGCGGCGAAGCGCCCGCTCAAAAATTTCTCCGGCGGTATGCGTCGCCGGCTTGATCTAGCTGCGAGCCTTATCGCTCAGCCGCCGCTTATCTTCTTGGACGAACCTACGACCGGATTGGATCCGCGAACGCGCGCACAGATGTGGGATACGATCCGCCGGCTGGTGAAGACGGGGTCGACCGTCCTGCTAACGACGCAGTATCTCGATGAAGCAGATCAGTTAGCCGACCGGATCGCAGTAATCGATCATGGCATCGTAGTTGCCGAAGGAACCGTGAATGAACTGAAAGCGTCCGTCGGCACATCTTCGTTACATTTGAGAGTCAGCAATGCGGAAGATATCCAGGATGCTCGGCGGATCATCGAACAAGTGCTTAAAGTTCAGGCATCTTTATCGTCGGAAGCCGGCAAGCTTACGGCACCGATGGCGAATGCCGACCTTGTCACCGACCTGTTAATCGCCCTCCGCAGTACGGGGATTCGCTTGGACGAGGTGAGCGTGCAGAAGCCGACCCTCGACGAAGTATTCCTAACGATTACAGGCCATGGCGTGAAGGAAGACGCGTCCGTGGAATCCGATGTATCGAACAAAGCGGAGGTGGCAAGAGTATGA
- a CDS encoding FecCD family ABC transporter permease, producing the protein MIMNALVRKQRLILLVSLGLIVVTAVAGMGLGYASLSFDRLIPVLFGHGTFKEDFVLFSVRLPRIVITLLSGMALALAGSILQSVTRNDLADPGLIGINSGAGVAIAVFFLYFPIDVGSFVYVLPLVAFVGALITAALIYLFAYSRTNGLDPIRLVLVGVGFSLALSGIMIVIISSAERSKVDFIAKWIAGNIWGTDWPFIWALLPWVILLIPFTLYKSVRLNLLSLGDETAIGVGLKLERERLVLIMTAVAASASAVSVTGGIAFIGLMAPHIAKALVGPRNQLFIPVAVLIGGWLLLIADTVGRNLVDPDGIPAGIMVSVIGGPYFVYLLLKK; encoded by the coding sequence ATGATCATGAACGCTCTCGTTCGCAAACAACGACTCATCCTTCTCGTCAGCTTAGGACTGATCGTCGTCACGGCCGTGGCCGGCATGGGGCTGGGGTACGCTTCTCTGTCGTTTGACAGACTAATCCCCGTCTTGTTCGGTCATGGCACCTTCAAAGAAGATTTCGTCCTGTTCTCCGTCCGGTTGCCGCGGATCGTGATCACGTTGCTATCGGGAATGGCGCTTGCGTTGGCCGGATCGATCTTGCAGAGCGTCACCCGCAACGATCTGGCCGACCCGGGCCTCATCGGCATCAATTCCGGTGCCGGCGTGGCGATCGCCGTCTTCTTCCTGTACTTCCCGATCGATGTCGGATCGTTCGTCTATGTTCTTCCGCTTGTCGCTTTTGTCGGCGCGTTGATCACTGCCGCACTTATTTATTTATTCGCGTATAGCCGGACGAACGGGCTTGATCCCATTCGGCTGGTGTTGGTCGGAGTCGGCTTCTCCTTAGCGTTGTCGGGGATTATGATCGTGATCATTTCTTCTGCGGAACGCTCGAAGGTCGACTTCATCGCCAAATGGATCGCGGGCAATATATGGGGGACGGATTGGCCGTTTATCTGGGCTTTACTTCCGTGGGTGATATTGCTTATCCCGTTTACCTTGTATAAGTCCGTTAGGCTTAATCTGCTGAGTCTGGGCGACGAAACGGCGATCGGCGTCGGGCTGAAGCTGGAGCGGGAACGTCTCGTGTTAATCATGACGGCCGTCGCCGCATCCGCATCCGCCGTATCCGTTACGGGCGGGATCGCTTTTATCGGATTAATGGCGCCACATATCGCCAAGGCGCTGGTCGGTCCGCGCAATCAACTGTTTATCCCCGTAGCGGTTCTGATCGGAGGATGGTTGCTCTTGATCGCGGATACGGTCGGACGCAATCTCGTCGATCCCGACGGTATTCCGGCCGGTATAATGGTATCTGTGATCGGCGGGCCTTATTTCGTTTATTTGCTGCTAAAGAAGTAG
- a CDS encoding FecCD family ABC transporter permease, translating to MNSKRHPVSITYKLLGSVLALVLCFLLSMVFGAAETTLRDVWLALISNAKDEKILVLRELRLPRELAAILIGAALAVSGAIMQGVTRNPLADPGLLGLTSGANMALALAFVFFPGLSYFGIMVACFFGAALGAALVLALGSTRRGRLSPIRIVLAGAAVSAFLYAIAEGVSIVFKISKDVSMWTAGGLIGTTWGQIQAIAPVILLGIVVALFLSNQVSILSLSDDVATGLGQKLVLIKTVLFVLVIVLTGASVALVGNLAFVGLMIPHIVRRFAGTDYRHVLPFSALTGATFMLLADTLGRTINAPYETPVVAIVAMLGLPFFLFVVRRGGKLS from the coding sequence ATGAACAGTAAACGACACCCCGTTTCCATAACCTATAAGCTGCTAGGCAGCGTGTTGGCTCTCGTTCTCTGTTTCTTGCTATCGATGGTATTCGGTGCGGCGGAAACAACGCTTCGCGACGTATGGCTAGCGCTGATCTCCAATGCGAAGGACGAGAAAATTCTCGTCCTTCGCGAGCTTCGGCTGCCTCGTGAGCTGGCCGCCATTCTGATCGGCGCGGCGTTAGCCGTATCCGGAGCCATCATGCAAGGAGTCACCCGCAATCCGTTGGCCGATCCTGGTTTACTGGGGTTGACCTCCGGAGCGAATATGGCGCTTGCTCTGGCATTCGTCTTTTTTCCGGGGCTGAGCTACTTTGGCATCATGGTAGCCTGTTTCTTCGGTGCCGCGCTTGGAGCGGCATTGGTTCTCGCACTCGGTTCGACGCGTCGGGGACGCTTGTCCCCGATTCGCATCGTACTGGCCGGGGCGGCCGTTTCCGCGTTTCTATATGCCATCGCCGAGGGCGTTAGCATCGTGTTCAAAATATCCAAAGACGTGTCCATGTGGACCGCCGGAGGGTTGATCGGAACGACGTGGGGACAAATCCAGGCGATTGCGCCGGTCATTCTTCTGGGCATCGTCGTGGCTCTGTTCCTATCTAACCAAGTGAGCATTCTCAGCTTAAGCGACGACGTTGCGACAGGACTTGGTCAGAAGCTCGTGTTGATCAAAACCGTTCTGTTCGTGCTCGTTATCGTGCTTACCGGAGCTTCCGTTGCCCTTGTCGGAAATTTGGCATTCGTCGGCCTTATGATCCCGCACATCGTGCGCAGATTCGCGGGCACCGATTATCGGCATGTTCTGCCTTTCTCGGCGTTGACGGGGGCCACGTTCATGCTGCTTGCCGATACGCTTGGCCGAACGATTAACGCGCCTTACGAAACTCCCGTAGTAGCGATAGTAGCTATGTTGGGCTTGCCTTTCTTCCTGTTCGTCGTGCGTAGAGGAGGCAAACTCTCATGA
- a CDS encoding iron-hydroxamate ABC transporter substrate-binding protein, translated as MKKLSVPFVLILVLLLSACGGNEANKNNNASSPSAESSSAAPSASETASPSTTSESDTFTYQSESGPVEVPTNPQRVVVLTRFLTGNVMILGVPVVGVDEMSKDNPNFGDKLKDVEAVSDESLEKIIELNPDLIIGLSDIKNIDKFKQIAPTVTYTYGKVDFKQQQLEVGKLLNKEKEAQAWVEDFDARTKKAGEEIKAKIGANATVSVIETFNKQLYVYGDNFGRGTEILYQQFGLGMPEKVKEATSKDGFFAVSTEVLKDYMGDYVIFSKNADEDNTFQDTETYKNIPAVKNQHVFEADAKAFYFNDPLSMEYQLEFFIKHFLG; from the coding sequence ATGAAAAAGCTGTCCGTACCATTCGTTCTGATCCTTGTTCTTCTATTAAGCGCTTGCGGCGGTAACGAAGCGAATAAGAACAATAATGCAAGCAGTCCTTCCGCCGAGTCTTCTTCGGCTGCTCCGTCGGCGTCGGAAACGGCATCGCCATCGACGACTTCGGAATCCGATACCTTTACTTATCAGTCGGAGAGCGGACCCGTAGAGGTTCCCACTAATCCGCAACGCGTCGTTGTACTCACCCGATTCTTAACGGGGAACGTAATGATCCTCGGAGTACCGGTGGTCGGCGTGGATGAAATGTCCAAAGACAACCCGAATTTCGGAGATAAGCTGAAAGACGTAGAGGCTGTATCGGACGAAAGCCTCGAGAAGATCATCGAGCTGAATCCGGATCTGATTATCGGACTTTCGGATATTAAGAACATCGATAAATTTAAACAAATCGCCCCAACCGTTACTTATACGTATGGAAAAGTCGATTTCAAGCAGCAGCAGTTGGAAGTCGGTAAATTGTTGAACAAAGAAAAAGAAGCGCAAGCTTGGGTCGAAGATTTCGACGCCAGAACGAAAAAAGCCGGCGAAGAAATCAAGGCGAAGATCGGCGCGAACGCGACGGTATCGGTCATCGAGACGTTTAATAAGCAACTTTACGTCTATGGCGATAACTTTGGTCGCGGAACGGAAATCCTGTATCAGCAATTCGGTCTGGGCATGCCCGAGAAGGTCAAGGAAGCAACGAGCAAAGACGGTTTCTTCGCCGTATCGACGGAAGTTCTGAAGGATTATATGGGCGACTACGTTATTTTCAGCAAAAACGCCGATGAAGACAACACTTTCCAAGATACCGAGACGTACAAGAATATTCCCGCCGTCAAAAATCAACATGTCTTTGAGGCCGATGCGAAGGCGTTCTATTTCAACGATCCGCTAAGCATGGAATACCAATTGGAATTTTTCATTAAGCATTTCCTCGGCTAA
- a CDS encoding helix-turn-helix domain-containing protein, with protein MNNVVDSEWAESRFPLYTADNIHSLYSTSNLPMYKINEHLTVLIAIAAGKGILKAGDRMYELEEGSVLLLPEHTDAALIANRLHSLHAYKLAIGTREQTRPAPSGSMTRKSEVASNPSILFFSYEPSIVAGVEELYVHRSPESEARHVRNQIVFHQVLLQLLEKQESKHAASEQPSMERSIAYLENHYSEKITSERLAEIAGVSRSHFSILFKQLTGFSPNEYLSRLRVHRAKELLISGSGTLREIALKVGYKDEFYLSRRFKQQTGAAPSSYNRGSIGRVAVMLTPYASHLLLLGLEPTVIISDNNEYVNAAGLQPPQTMVFISGDSSKELVNSVLLDHNVELIIAASQHLNHFGLSAEHLRAVAPVVEISWMEIGWKEHLRLIANAIERSDRAELWLAEFEQEEQAARSRVQQSGVANEIITILVIKPEKLLVYGARNVGYVMYQSLRLQPPAKIKLEIEKLGDQLHSIPIEISELAEYAGDRLLVIVFPDVKGSTAHSEAIFNSSYWHELSAVQRNNVHHLDMDEWIPYNPVSIRLQLQRAVELFAGIQ; from the coding sequence GTGAATAACGTTGTTGACTCGGAATGGGCGGAGTCCCGCTTTCCGTTATATACGGCTGACAACATTCATTCGCTGTATAGTACCTCGAATCTCCCTATGTATAAGATTAACGAACATTTAACGGTATTGATTGCGATTGCCGCAGGCAAGGGCATTCTTAAAGCCGGGGACCGCATGTACGAACTCGAGGAAGGGAGCGTCCTCCTTCTACCGGAACATACCGATGCCGCATTAATCGCGAACCGACTGCATTCGCTCCATGCTTATAAGCTGGCTATCGGTACCAGGGAGCAGACGAGACCCGCGCCATCGGGCTCAATGACGCGCAAGAGTGAGGTGGCCTCCAATCCGAGTATTCTTTTCTTCTCATACGAACCTTCGATTGTAGCCGGTGTGGAGGAGCTCTATGTCCATCGGTCTCCCGAAAGCGAAGCTCGCCATGTACGGAATCAAATTGTGTTCCACCAAGTTCTTCTGCAATTGCTCGAGAAGCAGGAATCCAAACACGCGGCAAGCGAGCAGCCATCTATGGAACGCAGCATTGCTTATCTGGAAAACCATTATAGCGAGAAGATAACGAGCGAACGGTTAGCCGAGATTGCTGGTGTAAGCCGATCGCATTTTTCCATATTGTTTAAGCAATTGACCGGTTTCTCGCCCAATGAATACTTGTCCCGGCTTCGCGTTCACCGAGCCAAGGAGCTACTAATTAGCGGATCGGGCACGCTCAGGGAGATTGCGTTGAAGGTCGGCTATAAGGATGAATTTTATCTTAGCCGCCGATTCAAGCAGCAGACGGGGGCGGCTCCTTCAAGCTACAACCGCGGATCCATCGGGCGCGTGGCGGTAATGCTTACGCCATACGCCAGTCATCTATTGCTTCTTGGACTGGAACCGACCGTCATCATTTCGGACAACAACGAATATGTGAATGCAGCGGGTCTGCAGCCGCCGCAAACGATGGTGTTCATTAGCGGCGACAGTTCCAAAGAACTGGTGAATTCGGTATTGCTCGATCACAACGTCGAGCTGATTATCGCGGCAAGCCAGCATTTGAATCATTTCGGGCTGAGCGCCGAACATCTGCGGGCGGTAGCGCCAGTCGTGGAAATTTCATGGATGGAAATCGGTTGGAAAGAACATCTGCGTCTTATCGCGAATGCTATTGAAAGAAGCGATCGGGCGGAGCTATGGTTAGCCGAATTCGAGCAAGAAGAGCAGGCGGCACGTTCACGAGTACAGCAGAGCGGAGTGGCTAACGAGATCATTACGATTCTTGTCATTAAGCCCGAGAAACTGCTCGTATACGGAGCGCGCAATGTCGGATATGTCATGTATCAATCGCTTAGGCTACAACCGCCTGCAAAGATCAAGCTGGAGATCGAGAAGCTCGGGGATCAGCTACATTCCATTCCTATTGAGATATCCGAGCTTGCGGAGTATGCGGGAGATCGGTTATTGGTCATCGTATTTCCCGATGTGAAGGGATCTACCGCGCATTCCGAAGCGATATTCAACTCTTCCTATTGGCACGAGCTTTCCGCCGTTCAGCGGAATAACGTACATCATCTGGATATGGACGAGTGGATTCCTTACAATCCGGTATCGATTCGGTTGCAGCTTCAACGAGCCGTAGAGTTATTTGCAGGCATTCAATAG